In one Kitasatospora cineracea genomic region, the following are encoded:
- a CDS encoding ABC transporter permease: MSTPALAFRDSATMLRRNLLHARRYPSLTLNLLLTPVMLLLLFVYVFGNAMSGGTGRTAYLAYLVPGILMMTIGSTVIGSAVSMATDMNEGIVARFRTMAIHRSSVLFGRVVGSVLQCVASVVLVGAVALAIGFRSHGATALEWLAALGLLALVSLAFTWIAVALGLGSPNAEAASNAAMPLILLPMISSAFVPLHSMPGWFQPVAQYQPFTPAIETLRGLLLGTHIGNNWWIALLWCAALTVLGHRWSRAQFDRDPQ, encoded by the coding sequence ATGAGCACCCCCGCCCTGGCCTTCCGCGACTCCGCCACCATGCTGCGCCGCAACCTCCTGCACGCCCGCCGCTACCCCTCCCTCACCCTCAACCTGCTGCTCACCCCGGTGATGCTGCTCCTGCTGTTCGTCTACGTCTTCGGCAACGCGATGAGCGGCGGCACCGGCCGCACCGCCTACCTCGCCTACCTCGTGCCCGGCATCCTGATGATGACCATCGGCTCGACCGTGATCGGCTCCGCCGTCTCCATGGCCACCGACATGAACGAGGGCATCGTCGCCCGCTTCCGCACCATGGCCATCCACCGCAGCTCGGTGCTGTTCGGCCGGGTCGTGGGCAGCGTCCTGCAGTGCGTCGCCTCGGTGGTGCTGGTCGGCGCCGTCGCCCTGGCCATCGGCTTCCGCTCGCACGGCGCCACCGCGCTGGAGTGGCTGGCCGCCCTCGGTCTGCTCGCCCTGGTCTCCCTCGCCTTCACCTGGATCGCCGTCGCCCTCGGCCTGGGCAGCCCCAACGCCGAGGCCGCCAGCAACGCCGCCATGCCGCTGATCCTGCTCCCGATGATCTCCAGCGCCTTCGTCCCCCTGCACTCCATGCCCGGCTGGTTCCAGCCCGTCGCCCAGTACCAGCCCTTCACCCCCGCCATCGAAACCCTGCGCGGCCTGCTCCTGGGCACCCACATCGGCAACAACTGGTGGATCGCCCTCCTCTGGTGCGCGGCCCTCACCGTCCTCGGCCACCGCTGGTCCCGCGCCCAGTTCGACCGCGACCCGCAGTAA
- a CDS encoding SigE family RNA polymerase sigma factor, translating to MSRKTEDDAYADFVGTAWPRHLRTATLITGDRHRGEELLQDCLVKLYVRWGRMRTEDPHAYLRRMLVNNHISWWRRRRRELLTAEPPDAPAGSGASPETTDELYRALRELPPRQRAVVVLRHFEDLSEKDTAATLGCSVGTVKSQHFRAMARLRTVLSGNQSKNQESVIR from the coding sequence GTGAGCCGAAAAACCGAGGACGACGCCTACGCCGATTTCGTCGGGACCGCCTGGCCCCGGCACCTGCGCACCGCGACGCTGATCACCGGCGACCGGCACCGGGGCGAAGAGCTGCTCCAGGACTGCCTGGTCAAGTTGTACGTGCGCTGGGGGCGGATGAGGACCGAGGATCCGCACGCCTACCTGCGGCGGATGCTGGTCAACAACCACATCAGTTGGTGGCGGCGCCGCCGGAGGGAACTGCTCACCGCCGAGCCGCCGGACGCCCCCGCAGGAAGCGGGGCGTCGCCGGAGACGACCGACGAGCTGTACCGCGCCCTGCGCGAACTGCCGCCCCGGCAACGGGCGGTGGTCGTGCTGCGGCACTTCGAGGACCTCTCGGAGAAGGACACCGCCGCGACTCTCGGCTGCTCGGTCGGCACCGTCAAGAGCCAGCACTTCCGGGCGATGGCCCGGTTGCGCACCGTGCTGTCCGGCAACCAGTCGAAGAACCAGGAGAGCGTCATCCGATGA
- a CDS encoding VOC family protein, translated as MANVPHTAAWFDLSSPDAPRARAFYGGLFGWPVHVLDGSGTYALVGDDGAGQPTGGIGQAGPDAPYTGFAVYFRVDDLDAALERAVELGGARRLEPHPVPGGDRLAVFTDPDGNAVGLLGR; from the coding sequence ATGGCAAACGTTCCGCACACCGCCGCCTGGTTCGACCTGTCCTCCCCCGACGCCCCACGCGCCCGCGCCTTCTACGGCGGCCTGTTCGGCTGGCCGGTGCACGTCCTGGACGGGAGCGGGACGTACGCGCTGGTCGGCGACGACGGCGCCGGGCAGCCGACCGGCGGCATCGGCCAGGCCGGGCCGGACGCCCCGTACACCGGTTTCGCCGTCTACTTCCGGGTGGACGACCTGGACGCGGCCCTGGAGCGGGCGGTGGAGCTGGGCGGCGCCCGCCGCCTGGAGCCGCACCCGGTGCCGGGCGGCGACCGCCTGGCGGTGTTCACCGACCCGGACGGCAACGCGGTCGGCCTGCTCGGCAGGTGA
- a CDS encoding GlxA family transcriptional regulator: MSSPRLRRVAVLVLDGAKPLDVGIPAQVFSTRGSMPYEVRVCGAAPGLVAGGDGLSYHVAHGLEALEWAESVFVPGYRHPDRDDPPPAVVDALRAAHARGARLAAISTGAFALAATGLLDGRRATTHWHYTRALAAKYPEVRVDENVLFVDEGSVLTSAGAASGIDLCLHVLRSDLGVAASNHTARRLVAAPYRSGGQAQYVPRSVPEPVGERFAATREWALHRLDGPLTVRALARHAAVSPRTFSRRFVEDTGYTPMQWVLRARVDLARELLERSEHSVERIAAETGLGTGANLRAHFQQILGTTPSEYRRTFTRGQ; encoded by the coding sequence ATGTCATCTCCTCGTCTGCGCCGGGTGGCCGTGCTGGTCCTGGACGGCGCCAAGCCGCTCGACGTCGGGATCCCGGCGCAGGTGTTCTCCACCCGGGGCAGCATGCCGTACGAGGTGCGGGTGTGCGGGGCGGCGCCCGGGCTGGTCGCGGGCGGGGACGGCCTGTCGTACCACGTGGCGCACGGGCTGGAGGCGCTGGAGTGGGCCGAGTCGGTGTTCGTGCCCGGCTACCGGCACCCCGACCGGGACGACCCGCCGCCCGCCGTGGTCGACGCGCTGCGCGCCGCGCACGCCCGCGGGGCCCGGCTGGCGGCGATCTCCACCGGGGCGTTCGCGCTGGCCGCGACCGGGCTGCTGGACGGCCGCCGGGCCACCACGCACTGGCACTACACCCGGGCGCTGGCCGCCAAGTACCCCGAGGTGCGGGTGGACGAGAACGTGCTGTTCGTCGACGAGGGCAGCGTGCTCACCTCGGCGGGCGCCGCGTCCGGCATCGACCTGTGCCTGCACGTGCTGCGCAGCGACCTCGGGGTGGCCGCCTCCAACCACACCGCGCGCCGGCTGGTCGCCGCGCCCTACCGCAGCGGCGGCCAGGCCCAGTACGTGCCGCGCAGCGTGCCCGAGCCGGTCGGCGAGCGGTTCGCGGCCACCCGGGAGTGGGCGCTGCACCGGCTGGACGGGCCGCTGACCGTCCGGGCGCTGGCCCGGCACGCCGCCGTCTCGCCGCGCACCTTCTCCCGCCGCTTCGTCGAGGACACCGGCTACACGCCGATGCAGTGGGTGCTGCGGGCCCGCGTCGACCTGGCCCGTGAGCTGCTGGAACGCTCGGAGCACAGCGTCGAGCGGATCGCCGCCGAGACCGGCCTGGGCACCGGCGCGAACCTGCGCGCGCACTTCCAGCAGATCCTCGGGACCACGCCCAGCGAGTACCGGCGGACCTTCACCAGGGGGCAGTGA
- the gap gene encoding type I glyceraldehyde-3-phosphate dehydrogenase, translating into MTRIAVNGFGRIGRNVLRALLERDSKLEVVAVNDLTEPTALGRLLAYDTTSGRLGRPVTVEGDTLVVDGRRIKVLAERNPVDLPWAELGVDIVLEATGRFTSADAARAHLTAGAKKVLVSAPSDGADVTLAYGVNTDAYDPAVHTIVSNASCTTNALAPLAAVLDELAGIEHGFMTTVHAYTQEQNLQDGPHRDPRRARAAAVNIVPTTTGAAKAIGLVLPQLDGKLSGDSIRVPVPVGSIVELNTVVARDVTRAEVLAAYREAAAGKLAGVLEYSEDPLVSSDITGNPASSIFDSELTRVDGRHVKVVAWYDNEWGFSNRVIDTLELLAAS; encoded by the coding sequence ATGACCCGCATCGCCGTCAACGGATTCGGCCGCATCGGACGCAACGTGCTGCGCGCCCTGCTGGAGCGCGACAGCAAGCTGGAGGTCGTCGCCGTCAACGACCTGACCGAGCCCACCGCGCTCGGCCGGCTGCTCGCCTACGACACCACCTCGGGCCGGCTCGGCCGCCCGGTCACCGTCGAGGGCGACACCCTGGTGGTCGACGGCCGCCGGATCAAGGTCCTCGCCGAGCGCAACCCGGTCGACCTGCCCTGGGCCGAACTCGGCGTCGACATCGTGCTGGAGGCCACCGGCCGGTTCACCTCCGCCGACGCCGCCCGCGCCCACCTCACCGCGGGCGCGAAGAAGGTGCTGGTCTCCGCCCCGTCCGACGGCGCCGACGTCACCCTCGCCTACGGCGTCAACACCGACGCGTACGACCCGGCCGTGCACACGATCGTCTCCAACGCCTCCTGCACCACCAACGCGCTCGCCCCGCTGGCCGCCGTCCTCGACGAACTCGCGGGCATCGAGCACGGGTTCATGACCACCGTGCACGCCTACACCCAGGAGCAGAACCTCCAGGACGGCCCGCACCGCGACCCGCGCCGGGCCCGCGCCGCCGCCGTCAACATCGTCCCGACCACCACCGGCGCCGCCAAGGCGATCGGCCTGGTGCTGCCGCAGCTGGACGGCAAGCTGTCCGGCGACTCGATCCGGGTGCCGGTGCCGGTCGGCTCGATCGTCGAGCTGAACACCGTCGTCGCCCGCGACGTCACCCGCGCGGAGGTGCTCGCCGCCTACCGCGAGGCCGCGGCGGGCAAGCTGGCGGGCGTGCTGGAGTACTCGGAGGACCCGCTGGTCTCCTCCGACATCACCGGCAACCCGGCGTCCTCGATCTTCGACTCCGAGCTGACCCGGGTCGACGGCCGCCACGTGAAGGTGGTCGCCTGGTACGACAACGAGTGGGGCTTCTCCAACCGGGTGATCGACACCCTGGAGCTGCTCGCCGCGAGCTGA
- a CDS encoding ATP-binding cassette domain-containing protein produces the protein MTGLAIAADGLRKSYGDKDVLKGVDLAVPAGTVFALLGQNGAGKTTAVKILSTLVRPDAGQIRIAGHDVATAPQQVRASIGVTGQFSAVDGLITGRENMHLMADLHHLPKAEGRARAVELLARFDLTDAADKPAATYSGGMKRRLDIAMTLVGDPQVIFLDEPTTGLDPRSRHQMWQTIRRLVTGGTTVLLTTQYLEEADQLADRIAVLHNGTIAAQGTPDELKRLVPGGHVRLRFTDPATYRTAARTLPHAAHDDDALTLRAPSDGSQRALRTLLDHLDAAGIEADELTLHTPDLDDVFFALTGAPTSTVPAQNTADTADTADTADTATENAR, from the coding sequence ATGACCGGCTTGGCCATCGCGGCGGACGGGCTGCGCAAGTCCTACGGCGACAAGGACGTCCTGAAGGGCGTCGACCTGGCCGTCCCCGCGGGCACGGTCTTCGCCCTGCTCGGCCAGAACGGGGCCGGCAAGACCACCGCCGTCAAGATCCTCTCCACCCTGGTCCGCCCGGACGCCGGACAGATCCGCATCGCCGGGCACGACGTGGCCACCGCCCCCCAGCAAGTGCGCGCCTCGATCGGCGTCACCGGCCAGTTCTCCGCCGTGGACGGCCTGATCACCGGCCGGGAGAACATGCACCTGATGGCCGACCTGCACCACCTGCCCAAGGCCGAGGGCCGGGCCAGGGCCGTCGAGCTGCTGGCCCGCTTCGACCTCACCGACGCCGCCGACAAGCCCGCCGCCACCTACTCCGGCGGCATGAAGCGCCGCCTGGACATCGCCATGACCCTGGTCGGCGACCCGCAGGTCATCTTCCTCGACGAGCCCACCACCGGACTCGATCCCCGCAGCCGGCACCAGATGTGGCAGACCATCCGCCGGCTCGTCACCGGCGGCACCACCGTCCTGCTCACCACCCAGTACCTCGAGGAAGCCGACCAGCTCGCCGACCGCATCGCCGTCCTGCACAACGGCACCATCGCCGCCCAGGGCACCCCCGACGAACTCAAGCGCCTCGTCCCCGGCGGCCACGTCCGCCTGCGCTTCACCGACCCGGCCACCTACCGCACCGCCGCCCGCACCCTGCCGCACGCCGCCCACGACGACGACGCCCTCACCCTGCGCGCCCCCAGCGACGGCAGCCAGCGCGCCCTGCGCACCCTCCTGGACCACCTGGACGCCGCCGGAATCGAAGCCGACGAACTCACCCTCCACACCCCCGACCTCGACGACGTCTTCTTCGCCCTCACCGGCGCCCCCACCAGCACCGTCCCCGCCCAGAACACCGCCGACACCGCCGACACCGCCGACACCGCCGACACCGCAACGGAGAACGCCCGATGA
- a CDS encoding RNA polymerase subunit sigma-70, producing the protein MSEVSPEPDGSGGPGGTDGAAADLLLARAGDGAAFTRLLAPLRRELHAHCYRMLGSVHDADDALQEALLRAWRGIGRFEGRGSLRGWLYTVATRTCLDAAERRGRRALPVDLGPASERVVLDSAPATGVAWLGPYPTGAGGDPAERYERYEAVELAFVAALQQLPGNQRAALLLFDVLGFSVAEIAGLLNTTPGSVNSALARARRRLAAAPSGSPSAPGPGDARARATVAAGRWSAATPTPWSRCSPRTSPGRCRRCRTGTGAGTPSWRSRGPSR; encoded by the coding sequence ATGAGCGAGGTTTCTCCGGAACCGGACGGATCGGGCGGGCCGGGCGGAACGGACGGGGCCGCGGCGGACCTGCTGCTCGCCCGGGCCGGGGACGGCGCGGCGTTCACCCGGCTGCTCGCGCCGCTGCGGCGCGAGCTGCACGCGCACTGCTACCGGATGCTCGGCTCGGTGCACGACGCCGACGACGCCCTGCAGGAGGCGCTGCTGCGGGCCTGGCGCGGGATCGGCCGGTTCGAGGGGCGCGGCTCACTGCGCGGCTGGCTGTACACCGTGGCCACCCGCACCTGCCTGGACGCCGCCGAGCGGCGCGGCCGGCGCGCACTGCCTGTCGACCTCGGACCGGCCAGCGAACGGGTCGTCCTGGACAGCGCGCCCGCCACCGGGGTGGCCTGGCTCGGCCCGTACCCCACCGGGGCCGGCGGCGACCCGGCCGAACGCTACGAGCGGTACGAGGCCGTCGAGTTGGCGTTCGTCGCGGCGCTCCAGCAGCTGCCCGGAAACCAGCGGGCCGCGCTGCTGCTGTTCGACGTGCTCGGGTTCTCCGTCGCCGAGATCGCCGGGCTGCTGAACACCACCCCCGGCTCGGTCAACTCGGCGCTCGCCCGGGCCCGCCGCCGACTCGCCGCCGCCCCGTCCGGTTCCCCGTCCGCGCCGGGACCCGGCGACGCGCGGGCCCGGGCCACGGTGGCCGCGGGGCGCTGGAGCGCGGCGACGCCGACGCCCTGGTCGCGCTGCTCACCGAGGACGTCACCTGGTCGATGCCGCCGCTGCCGCACTGGTACCGGGGCCGGGACGCCGTCATGGCGTTCGCGCGGGCCGTCCCGCTGA